A stretch of Porites lutea chromosome 5, jaPorLute2.1, whole genome shotgun sequence DNA encodes these proteins:
- the LOC140936985 gene encoding 46 kDa FK506-binding nuclear protein-like gives MFWGVTLDSGKRYTQTVEKSFHLSMAALGFQNCSSLPVTVMVEVDKAQFALCTLQPGKIPQQPLDYCFTEGEEITFFMEGPGDVHLTGYLMDEPNALEFEEDEEELSGESEESETASAGSDSEDEDESSSDEITLSQLLQSGDIENENEDNEEEDEESGDDDWDPSKDNPKRKKRNKKDKKKKNSKKDHSERQDESMNEEETESDRKLLISSFDDDNNDNDDDDGEDDDDEEWSPDKKVNSDSKAVKMKVTKQQKRKLKRRENETVENGETQPQKLTKKAKKKLRGKEKAENVNSLDSNKQSQNSASSPVKPIDSLTNSSDKQLGNKQGSPTKNSNQSQATETTKRKLPGGTVVEDLKRGQGQTAKKGQTVHVYYKGNLAKNKKQFDSCLSGRPFSFRLGAGEVIKGWDLGVAGMQVGGKRRLTVPPSQGYGNKKMGPIPPNSTLEFEIQLIKLQ, from the exons ATGTTTTGGG GGGTGACTCTTGATTCTGGAAAGCGATACACTCAAACAGTGGAGAAATCATTCCATTTGTCAATGGCTGCTCTAGGCTTTCAAAACTGTTCATCTTTGCCAGTTACTGTGATGGTTGAAGTTGACAAAGCTCAATTTGCGCTGTGTACACTGCAACCTGGAAAAATTCCACAGCAGCCGTTAGACTATTGTTTCACTGAAGGAGAGGAGATAACTTTCTTCATGGAAGGACCCGGGGATGTTCATTTAACAG GCTATTTGATGGACGAGCCAAATGCTCTGGAAtttgaagaagatgaagaagagtTATCTGGTGAGAGTGAAGAATCTGAAACAGCTTCAGCAGGTAGTGATtctgaagatgaagatgagtCTTCCAGTGATGAAATCACTCTTAGCCAGTTACTTCAAAGTGGCGacattgaaaatgaaaatgaggaCAATGAGGAAGAAGATGAGGAGAGTGGTGATGATGACTGGGATCCGTCAAAAGACAACCCaaaacggaaaaaaagaaataaaaaagacaaaaagaaaaagaactcaaAGAAAGACCATTCAGAAAGACAGGATGAGAGTATGAACGAAGAAGAAACTGAAAGTGATCGCAAACTACTAATAAGCAgttttgatgatgacaataatgataatgatgatgatgatggtgaggatgatgatgacgaagaatGGAGTCCAGACAAGAAAGTAAATTCAGATTCAAAAGCtgttaaaatgaaagttacaaAGCAACAGAAGAGGAAATTGaagagaagagaaaatgaaacagTTGAAAATGGAGAAACACAACCTCAAAAACTGACAaagaaagccaagaaaaaattaCGTGGAAAAGAGAAGGCAGAGAATGTAAATAGTTTGGATAGTAATAAGCAAAGTCAGAACAGTGCTTCCAGTCCAGTAAAGCCAATTGACTCTCTTACAAATTCCAGTGATAAACAGCTTGGAAACAAGCAAGGTAGCCCCACAAAAAACAGCAATCAATCACAAGCCACTGAG ACAACGAAAAGAAAACTACCAGGTGGAACTGTTGTGGAAGATCTTAAAAGAGGGCAAGGACAAACAGCCAAGAAAGGACAAACA GTTCATGTGTACTATAAGGGTAATTTAGCCAAGAACAAGAAACAATTTGATTCTTGTTTAAGCGGACGTCCATTTTCATTCAGACTTGGAGCAGGGGAGGTTATTAAAGGCTGGGATCTAGGTGTAGCTG GAATGCAGGTTGGAGGCAAAAGACGACTTACAGTGCCCCCCTCACAAGG GTACGGAAATAAGAAGATGGGACCAATTCCACCAAACAGTACGTTAGAATTTGAGATACAGCTGATTAAACTTCAATAG